A window of Gymnogyps californianus isolate 813 chromosome 28, ASM1813914v2, whole genome shotgun sequence genomic DNA:
TGTTCAGCAAATAGTTGTGGTGAGCTGGTTTGCCACAGGGGTGACAAAGAGCTGTCATACCCAGGTGCTTGTTCGGGTCCCAGCCTGCCCACTGCAAATCCAGATGCCAGAGCTCTGGGAGGTTTCTCGCatcctcagctggacaaggcTATGAGAAGATCTGGTTATGAGCATCTTCCTGCTCTTGCCTGAGATGCAAATGTGAAATATCTCTGGATTAAGCAGAGGGCTGGTGTGGAAAGGAGGTAgaagagatggggaggaggagatggggaagaggagaggtcATAGCACACCTATCCCTGCTTTTGAGCAAAACAAGACAGAACCTGGGATGGGCAACTCCAGGGGAGGCTTAAAGGACTTTTACTCCCCATAAAGCACTGATTGCCCCAAACCACCCTGTTCTGGCCCTTTGTCTGGGGTTCAGGGACTGCTCCCCGCTCAGGGGTGGTGATTTGCCTCCCCCGGGCCCTGGGTTTGCCGTGCCGCCCTGGCATGGCTCCGGTTTCCGAGAGGCAGCATCGTCACCGGGGCGGCTGGAGCAGAGGGTGCGAGAGCTGGTTAATAAACATGCTGGGGAGAGCGTGGTCTGTTCCGAGAAGCCCCTGGGGTGTTTGCTCACTGGAGATGTGGTGGTGGTGCAGAGTAAATGTCAGTCCCGAGAGAAGAGGGAACAGTGGGTCCTGCAGCTATCAGGTATCCCGTCACCCAATAGCCAGCAACATCTGGGTGTGTTTTTCTACTCTAGATCGTGTTTAAATATGTCAATATTTGTCAGAaatgagcagagcagcaggcaccccagcccagcacaggctctgctgcctgttaaTGATGATGCTCGACCACTGCAGCTAGATTGGTACAGCACCTTGCACCCGAGTCCTGCCCATCActtgctgccctgctgcctctcTAGCTCTGTTAGTAAAAGCATGGTGCTAAATCAACGTTTTTTATATTGCAGCCAAGCACGGAGATGCCATGATGATCCAGACTGCGCGGTGCCCCTGAGGCTTGGTTTGTCCCCGATCATCTCTGGGCATTAAATGAGGCAGAAGCTTCGTGGAGAAGGCAGTGCGTGACTGTGAAATGCTGGGCTGGGCAAACACATGCCACTGGCAGAATTGCAGTTGCATAAGCAGCTCTCAAATATCAGCTTGGCATTTTTCTAGCTTTCAAATGCCTACATTTGCGACCCAAAGTAGCATCTCGTAAAGCAGCGTGACAGTCTGTAATTTCcaagttccttttcttttttggaagagaaaaaaacccctcaattCTCTTCAGGGTGGTCCTGCGTCCACCCGCCTTACCCTCAGCATCACCAGCAGCATCTAAACAAGTGAAGCAACTTTCCTTGCAGGCACGTATACTCCTTGGGTCCTCCTGACGCCCCAGCCTGCGGTGGCTGTGCGGAGAAGCCCTTCCCAGGCTGATGGGTGGGCTGCGACCAGTGAATCCTGAGCGAGGAGCCAGCTGCTGGCCCACAGCCCAGGCTCTGCACTTCGATGGGCCGCGACGTGGTTGACAGAGGTTTTCAGCGACGGTTGACTGCCTCTGCTAGCTCACTACTTGGAAggtaaatattccttttcagatCGAATCGATGGGTTTTATTTACTGGAACTAGAACTGCTGGGTTTCACTGAACCCATTTCTAAAGATGAGGCTGAAGAGGTTCAGGACTGCAACCCAGTCTGTCTGCCTGGCCATCCTGCTGATGGTAGGGATACAAATCAGGACAAAATACAGAGCCTGGACTGTatatactgaaatatatttatttacattaaatgccttttaaatacaaacctATCTCAACATAAAATTACAACAAACCCTATCTCTAGGCTCACTAGAAACTAGTCTAAGcgtttaaaataaaacagtgacgctacagaaatatttatttgcttctgacattttaaaggaaGCCAAAGCCCTGGGCTAAGAGGGTGACCAAGCGGCAGAGCGGAACTGGGGTCGCTGAAACTGCTTTTGACATCAGTGGCTTCCTCTCCAGGTGCACACAGCagattctcctttttttcatatGATTCGGTTAAGTCAGTTGAGCGAGTTGTTTACGCAGAGCTGAGAAAGTGGTTGGGAACGGGGAAGGCCAGAAAACTTgccttcctcttccatttcGTAACTAAAagaagggatggagggatgaGCTCTGCTAGTCCTAAAATCTTGGCAAACATGGAAACCGGGAACAGCCAGTTCACTTCTCTCACTGTGAATACTCCTTTCTTTAATTAATCAATTTTATaaggaaaacatgtttaagTAACATTTATATACATGTGCATGCAACTGATTTGGGATAGTTTTATTTAACTAGTAAAAATCAACCttaaaatgctggttttgtccTCTGTAGATTGAATACCTCTTTTCCATGAAGGTGGTTTACTACTAAACAAGAACCATCCTGTTCCCTGCTGGAAAGCCCTGTTTGCTCACGATTTTACCCTCCCTTTTCTGCCAGCTCTTTTGGGAAGCGAAGCGATCCTGTCTTCCTCTCCTCGGGGCCCGAAATGTCGCAAGCCACAGGAGTGCAGGGGCCATGGGCTCTCTGAGGGGGGACAGACTTACAGCCCCACAGTTCTCGTCACCCCCTTGTCCTACCTCATCCAgccaaaaccaccaaacccaCCGTACTGTGCTGGCCGTGCCGCTCTGGACCCCCCGAACCCTGGTGTTGGGTGCCCAGCCGGCCCCGAGCCCCATCACTcacacagctcctgctgccgtgccaaaatagtttttattaacaaaaccAATTAGCGCcgctctgctcctctccagaTGTTTTTTAGCTTCTCTTGCGAGACCAGATGTAGCTGGGAGTGGAGCTCCTGGCCCTGGGCCCTGTTCTCCTGCTTCGGTTCCTGGCGATGGTCTTTGTCTGTCATCCCCAGCCGACGTCTTGGGACCGTGGAGGTCGCCCCGTGCGTGCTTAGCGAGAGCTTCCAGGAGAGCCCCACGGCTGCTCTCAGCTTTACATCCCTGCCTGCGCTTGGGGCCCTGACGAGGTGAAGTTTGGTTTCTAGCTAAGCTGGACCCATGAAAAGCTGCTCCTTGTTCCCAGGGCTTCCCACCGACGCTGGCACCAGGGTTATGGGACACCTTCGGACTGGGCAGGACGTGAATTTACCCATTACCTTTATTAGGACTTGACCAAGCAGTTGGACATTTGTGTCCCACAATTTACATCTTTCCCATAGGTTCTGAGGTCGGACGTGTCCCTCACCACGGGGACGTCCTCATGACACGGGCTAGCTCTTGCCTGGAGGGGAGCAAGACTTGCACAAGACCCTCTGGGTGAGAGCTGTCTCCCCAGCTTTTCCTGTAGTCTTTGGGGAGAAAGAGGTGCTTTTGGAGGATCCTCCATCTCAGACAACTGCCAGCTTGGCCCGCTGGACATGTCCATGGCTTGAGAGCTAAACAGCAGCCCAAAATCCGCTTCTCATAACACCCACATGGTTCTGCTCACCTTGGCTcctctgccagggctgctgcgGGGTCTCGCAGCCCAGGAGGGTCCTTGCACACGGAGAGTCTGGTCCTTTCCTTGCCAGGGatggtggggctggaggagacCCCCCACCCACCCCGGTACTTCTGTTGCATTAACCACGCAGGAGCTCAGCGCCGCGGTGTGGGGCTGCCCAGCGTTGGGGGCCAGTTTGCTAGTGGGGGGACTGCAGGTGGCTCCTAATTTCTACATAGGCTTTAGGGGTTCATCAGCAGGGCGGTGAGAGCGacagccagggcagggcagcctTGGTGGGCACGGCCCGGACGCGGCAAAGCGAGCACCCAAGGGCAGCAGGACCCGAGCTCCACGCGAGGCTGCTGGAGGTGGTTTGCAGCCCGGGATCGCAGCCCGGAATCCAGGTGCCCATCAGAGCCGTGGTCCAGGGCAGGAGCCGGGGGCCCGTCCCCGCGGGTGCCggcagggtgctggcagggagccGTGCCGCCGGTGCCGGCCTGGCGGTGGGCACAGGACCCCTCACTCTTCGCCTGGGTGCTCCCCAACTGTCCACTTGGCCTTCACGTCCCGGAAAGGAGTGATGTCCTCGTAGGTGGCCATCTGCTCCACCTCCAGACCCTGCACCAAGAAGAAGGAGGCTGAGACACTTGGTTCCATCTGCAGCGCGTCTCCCCTTGGGACCCCCAAGTGGGGACCCATCTCCTGGCTATTTCCCCGGAGATCGGGGCAGCTTCTGAGAGGGGAGAAGATGGGGATGGCTGGCTGGATGTGCTCAGAGCTTGGCTTGGTTTTACGAGCAGCTCTTTACAGCTGATGTGCAACAGGCCCTTGGGAGGAAGATGCCCCGAAGCGCCCTGCAAGGGCTGGTGGTACCTAGCAGCCACCCAGCAGGGGCACAACCGACTATTTCAAGGCTCAGGTTATTACAGAGGTACTTCTATAATTAATGCAGCATTACCTCATAGGTGTGGTCCTCCTCTGGGCTTTCCTTGCCTTCACCCTATGGAGAGGAGAGTCACAGGTTGGGTGTCAGCACCCACCAGGATCCCCCATCCCCTGTCCCCAGCCTTGTCCCCCCCAGGCCAGGTCCCACCGCTTCCACAGGCAAATCCACGCAGTCCCACACGCTGTTTTAGATGCTTATTTTCCCACTTCAGCTAGCCACGCTCCCATGCAACAGCCCCAAACCCAgtgcctgcctgtccccagccccagcagtgTCCTGCCCGGGATGCAGGACACCTCTGTGAGCACCGCAGCGGCAAAGCTGGGGACATCCCCACTGCTGGAGACGCTGTCACTTACTTTATCTaggaagaggagcagggggACGCTGATGAAGATGACAAGCAGGATGGACTGGATGATGATGATGGCGTCTTTCAGGGTGTTCCTGCTCTGGAGCTGCTGGATGTTACTGTgacctgggagcagcagcacagggagagccCCAAGTCCCACCTCTGTGCCAGGCTCCCGGGGAACGGGGACGAGCTCGGCATGGCCACAGCTTCGTGTGTCAGCAAGAGTGGATGGGGGGGGACCAGGATGACATGCCCTCCCCCTTGAGAGAGACCAGAGCATTGCagactgccccaggggtggcaTCAGTGACCAGCTCTGGGATGAGACACCTTGGGCAGGACCCATCACTAGCCAGGACCaggaaaaatctgatttattaGGGGAATGCAGTCCCTGGGATGCGTTTCTGCAGGATGGACATGCCAGGGCAACCCGGGGGAGGTTGTCCTGCTGGTTGGTGGCTGGCAACGAGCAAAGAAACCTCTGTGGTGCCATGGAGCATCTACAGTTGTATCTGAAGGGGTCCCACCAGTatggggagaggtgggtgcATAGGAGCGTGATGTGGGGTTCATATGGAGGGGGTAAGggtgagagaaggagaaagaacatCTCCTGGGGTGCACGGAGGATGGGGAGCTCCCACTCACCCATGACTCTGAGCTCTGTCGCGCACAAGTGCGGCTGCTTCTTCTCCGCGTTGAGATTCTTGCTGTCACACACGTAGATGCCGTTGTCCTCGTAGGTGATCCTGATGATGGTGAAGTTGAtgtagttttttttcctctcgaTGCTGTAGCGGGAGGTGCTGTGATCCAGCTCGTGGAGGTGATCGCTGTCCTCCGCCATTTTGTACCACTGCATGCTGTGGGGCTCCTGGGAGTAGCAGATGAAGTGGACGGGCATGTTCTTCTTGGCCGCCACGTAGCGCGGGTGCTGCTGCACCATGGGGCACCCATTGCCTGCCAGGGGACAAGGGTGGTCATGGCGAGCAAGGACCCAGCACCCGGGGAGCATCAGAAAATAAGCTGCTCCCACGAGACCCGCCCAGCATCTCCCCAGTCAAgagctttccattttaatggaTTATACTGCTTTTGAGCATTCAGCTTTGTTTTGGTGGATCATCATCATCTGGGCGTAGAGATCAGAGACTTCTGgtgaaaacatgcttttaatgGAAACTCCAAATTTCTGTGGGAATGGCTTCACTGGAATACTTTTTCGCTGCTCCCACCCGTCTCTATGTACATCTTGTTAGTCCCAGCTCCAAAATTACAGCCTGTGCTGGTACGCACCACGGAGCCTTTGCTAGGACAGACCCATCTCCCCAGCTGGCTTCTCTCATGCTTCCACATTTTTTGcgttttgctgtattttgtatttttgcccGTGTTTTGGTCCCAGAGCTGGTGAATTTGAGGGCTCGTTTGGGTTGCAGAGTTCATGCTTAATACCCCGTGGGTGGGAACGGCACAAGCACTGTGTGCATGAACCCAGTGCCTGGTCCCAAGGCACGGCTTGTTCATGCAACGTGCTCTGCGAACGCAGAGGGAAAACGCGTGTGTGCTTAGGAAAGACAAAACGGATACGGCTTTGCAGAGGGAGAGCaaggtgcagggctggggaaatGCCATGGAGGAGGTCACAGCCTGGGAATTGCCTTTGTGGTGGAGAAGGCCTGTGGGTGATGGGAcatctccagctctgcaggggacTGGCATCTTCGTGGCACAGCCAGTGGGGACGGGAGGGACCCTGGGGACACACGCAGGGAAAGAGCCCGATGGGTCTGAGAGGTTACCTGTGTTGCTCCAGGTGCTATTCTTGCCTGCTGACATCCCACCTGCAAGACAGGAGAAGGTCCCTGAGACAGTGGCCAAAAGCCCATGCAGGACAAGCCCATGTAGGATGTCCCACATGGGACGGCACGTACCGTGGGTCCTTCGTGCTCACTCTGTATGGGAGGGAGTGCTTGGGAGCATCAACCAGAGCCCCACTCAGAGGACATGGGGCAGCGCAGATTTGGGTACAAACTCTTCTATTTCCATCCCATCTCCTGAATCTTCTCTAAGTTGCTTTCTGGTTGACATCCTAGTGAAACCTGCCTTTGCCACTAGTATCTCCTGAGGTTGGCACCTCTCAGAAAGGGTCCAGGCAGACTCACACTTCTTTATTTacactttccattttctgaatcAACCAGAAACACTCTCCCTGCCGGGACTTCCCTGGGCTTGGAGCCCCGTGATGGTCGGGGGGGTTCTCAGACCCCGGGACCATGCAGCCCCCCTGGGACAAGGGCTGGATGGAGCTGTGGGACCTGCGATGCAGTGCAGGAAGCAGGGTGAGGTGGGGaccccccagcacccatgggtgtcCCTGCCCGCAGCTCCAGTGcccctgtgcctcagttcctcttgctgcagctgggcaggaaGCACCAGCCCTGTTTACCGCACCGCTTCAGTGCCCAGCTCTGTCCGCTCGATGAATATTCGCCAAACCCCGCAGTGGGGAAGCTGGCATGGAGGTGGGGGCTTCACCACCTCCCAGCACGTTGGGGCAGCTGCAAAACTCCCcccagaagaagaagaagaagaagaagaagaaggaaggttCAATTCCCTAGCCGGAGCTTTGCCCTGAGCCTTGCCACCCTGCTGCAGACCTTTCTGCCCTGAACAGCAGCCTGGCAGCGACCTCCTGGCTCAGCCGtcggctctgctccctgccccagagCCTCTTCCAGGTCTGTGCTGCCCTGTTCACCTCCAGCCCCTACATCTCTGCAGGCGAactctcccctccagccccatttcatttttttctgagatggGGAGATGCGCCTTGTCCAGGCTGTGCGTTGGGTACGTGTCCCTGCCACCCGCGGTCCTGCTGGCCAGCCGGGACACAGGGCTTTGCTCTCCATGTTTCGTTGGTGTTTCTAAACGATGACCAGGCTGGTCCCTCACCCTGAAAGCCCTCACACCCCTCAAAGCCAAGATTTCCATTGCTAGCACAAGTGGGCTGAGCTTCCCCTGTCCTCCCTTGAAGCCACCATGAGAGCCAGGATGAAACCCTGCGACCTCGAATCCGTGCTGGACTTGGGTGGCCACCCAACAGCAAGCCTTTAAATGCCCTTTCTCCTGAGGGCACAGGTTTTCCCCACGTGAGGGTGGGatctgctgcaggtttttgtgGGTGTCCCTGCACCAAGCAAGAGGGGTTGGAAGGGGACAGGAGCTGTGTCCTGGGtttagctgctgcttctccatggGGATGCAAAGGGGAACAGCACAGGGATGTTCACACAGGGCCCACAAATCACCCCCAAAAgcctttttcctctcatttctcCTCCACTCCTGGGCGCTGAACCCCACAGCTTGGCCGTGGCCTCAGCAATGTACCGGCCCTGTCCTCAGGCCTCCGAGAGCaataaatggtaaaaaaaaccccaacaaccctTTTTTCCTGCCACCTGCAACCACAGCCGGGCAGGCTCCGCACCCGCTTGGCACCGGGCTCCTGCCAAAGCCAGCTGGCCACCCAAGAAAGTGTCCCATCTCTGCACCCCTCCCTGCACCCCAATGGGAAGCAAAACCCGAAACCCAAGGCAGGTGTCGAGCCCCGAGCCCCCGCGGGTCCTCCCTGGCTCCGCTGCGCCCGGGGCTGGCTTCCTGCACAAAGCAGGACTGAGAGCGGCGATTGCAAAGTTTAAAACGAATGCATTTAAAGCCAGACCTGGGTGAAGTCCCTCACTGCACTAAGCAAGGGACACATGCCGGCGCATCGCCTGGGTGCACATTTCTTTACTCTGAAACGCAAAGCCCGTGTTTGATGCCTACCTGTGACCAGAGCCATCAGCCAGAGGTTCACCTGGAGCACCCAGAGCCTCGTGCAAAGATCAGCCATCTTTCACTGCAAACGGCAGGGCAACATCCAGTCGGCGGCCCTTGCTTCTGCAAAACACAGCGGCCGCTCCGACCGGCTTGGCCTCTGTACCTAAAAATGGCAAAGCTGCTGCTACGCGAGACGGCCCCTTTCCTGCTCATGTAAATCCTCCTCGATGGGGACTTTCCCCTTGGGGCCGGTTTTGAATGCAGCGCAGACACTGGGGCAGCCGGTGCCTGCGCCCTGGGCACCGTCCAGCCTCGTGTCCCCGGGTTGTGCTCGTCGTGGTGGTGTTATTTGATGGAGGTGGCCACGAGTGGTGTGGATCTGCACCAGAACTGGAGATGAGCCCATCCGCAAAGCACGCGGTGATGCAAAACCTGGGCTGAGCACAGGGGATGTGCCCAGGGAGCAGGATGCgactgctggcactgctgcatcCCCGGGGGGTAGAGGATGGGGGTCACCCCCAGGGTTGTACCCCAGCTCCACAGCAGTGTGGGCAGATCCCCCCCCAGTTTAGGCCTGCAGGTGATGGGAAGGGGTTGATGCTGGCCAAGTTGCAAGTCAGAGCAGGAATGGTGTGGGTAGAGGTGATGTTTGTGGggtttctccttctccctgctcATTGTGGGGTACAGTGGGATCGGTCCCCCAGCTCCTGACCCCAGCATCCCAGAAAGTCCCCATAGCTGCCCTTCCAGGGAAGGGTGAAATCtagaagagaagagagatggCCAAAACAAGGTCTCACCTCCCTTGGTGCCATCCATGCCCGCTCCTTCTCCACCCCCCATTTGCCATGACTGGGACCCTTCTCCATGAGTCCTTTGGAAACAACCACTCCCTGGGGAAGCACAGCGTGGCACCCCAAGGTGAGCTTGGTCCCCCTTTGATGCAGAAAATCGGTTTCCCTCCATGCCATGCCCTCCGGCTGCTGCGCATTACCGGCTGCGGGCAAGCACTGAACTGTAACTCCATGCGAAAAACACCTTTGGGTACTTTTGCCAGTTGTGTCGGTCCCCAGAGCCCGAGTGTCTCTGCCTGGGGCCTCCCCAAACCTTTACCTTCTGCaggtttggtgggtttttgcCGGTTCTGAGCATCCGGTGGCTGCTGCGAGCCAGCCTGAACCTCACCTTGTATGCGAGGGGACATGAagcaagaaagaggagaaataaaggTTTCCAGAGAAAGACTGGCCCCAGGAGGGAACGAGAGATGATGGGAGAGGTGCCTTCTCCTGGTAGAGCAGGCAGGTCGTGCCGTGCACGGTGCTGTACGttggggctgtgctgctgagtCCCTGCTGCTGTCACCTCTGCTCTTGCTGGAAAAGCACAGCCCGGCCGTGACATCCCGGCAAGACAAAAGCGATGGGGGTTGCCCATGCGCTCGGCAGGCACTGAGGGATTTTTGTCAAGCCCTGGGGTTGGAGATAGGAGCTGTGATAAGCGAGGCAGGGATGCTGGAAGTGCCTGGGAAGGCCCTGTATGGCAAAACCAGGAGCGGGACACAAGCTAAAGAGGGTTTGCAGTGACGGTGGCCAAATTACCCCGCTGTGCTGCCCGCAGCCTCCTTGGCACCCTCGAACAGGCACAGACCTGGTCCAGAGGGGCTGGGTCTCCCCTTGAAGTCCCCTGTGCTTGCAGTACCCAGTGGCATGGGATGTAGGGAGACCTGATGGTCTCACGGGGAGGGTCCCGTGTCCCCACATCTCTTCCCCTGGGCCACCCTGGctccccagcccacagcacaCGGCCAGACCATGCCCcgtgggcagagcagagccgcTGCCAGGCAGCTGCACCCTTCCCCAGCCCATTCCTATTCATCAGGGCTTGGGTTTCACCGCTGTCCTTTCCCCCGCCGCGGGAGGACAGGGAGGGTGGGTTgtgccacctcctccctccagccccctgcCTGCGCGGTACCACAATGCTCTCAACTGGAATTACGCCAGCCCTGGGACGAGCTGTTCCAGCGAGAGCAAAAACACAGTGGCGAGGCCGTGCCGTGGCCCTCGGGGACGTCAGTGGGTCCCGGAGgcggctcctcctcctcctgccacacATTGATGCAGAAACCTCCTTCGCCCACCGCTGCCTTCTCCCCATGATGCTGAACTGCTCCCGCCGGTGGGGCAGGTGGGGCAGGTTTGGCCCCACAGAGCCTGGCATGGGACAGCTCGGGGGGTCTGCACCTCCTCCAAGCCCACCTCTGTCCTTGGTTGAacctgcagcagcatctcctaTAGCTCCTAGAGTCAGGGCTCATTGCTGTGAGGAACCAAGGGCTCCAGGGGACTTCTTCgtgagcagagcagaagctCTGGGGTCTGGGCTGGGTTGGACGTGCCAGGGGGAGGCAGCCCAGGGGGTCTCTTGTGCAGGATGGGACCACCAGGTCCTGCGGAGGATGGCTGGTCCAGCCAAGGCCACGCACAGGGGCTCCCCATATTTGCCCTGGAGCAAAGGGAGGGGGCATTTACCCCTCCCAGGggcagggaaaacatttttcttctctaacaCACACCAACGCATTTGGTATCGTAATAATAGACCATTTacagttgtttattttaagaaatgtacaaagaaaaatggctttAGCTCAAACAAATCCTGCTCTTTGGCATTTTTCCCATCACCGACGACACATACGTACAAGC
This region includes:
- the CD79B gene encoding B-cell antigen receptor complex-associated protein beta chain gives rise to the protein MADLCTRLWVLQVNLWLMALVTGGMSAGKNSTWSNTGNGCPMVQQHPRYVAAKKNMPVHFICYSQEPHSMQWYKMAEDSDHLHELDHSTSRYSIERKKNYINFTIIRITYEDNGIYVCDSKNLNAEKKQPHLCATELRVMGHSNIQQLQSRNTLKDAIIIIQSILLVIFISVPLLLFLDKGEGKESPEEDHTYEGLEVEQMATYEDITPFRDVKAKWTVGEHPGEE